Proteins encoded together in one Centropristis striata isolate RG_2023a ecotype Rhode Island chromosome 6, C.striata_1.0, whole genome shotgun sequence window:
- the rad52 gene encoding DNA repair protein RAD52 homolog isoform X1 — MSGNEESSAAPRCFGQTGLCCQLTYTAEEHQAVQKALQQKLGPEYISTRMAGGGQKVCYIEGHRVISLANEMFGYNGWSHSITQQNVDFVDMNNGKFYVGVSAFIKVQLKDGSFHEDVGYGVSEGLRSKALSLEKARKEAVTDGMKRALKCFGNALGNCIMNKEYLLAINKIPKQPHIALDPARTKRSEGEPSVEKARISSLVREEKLLSAVGPSRMPLEPRVLNQNQQYSDVHTPNAAGSADRKSENIDSRPIMDSVDADTSEVHTDPKQLRKLRQQQLQQKFRKEMEAKKLQQKPDQVKSEDTEVVVARGSSGGHEGATVFSDRTSAGDWKPSSKDEHLADDPELWDFTLGTEALDVPGDDTSSGAFRPSTPGNHQMQTRSKTPQRAPGRPPDQAPSYSGVQNWAQHRPPHQNQYQARPGEASSPCRQGQYMKKRRLDT; from the exons ATGTCCGGTAACGAGGAGAGCAGCGCTGCACCTAGGTGCTTCGGACAG ACTGGACTGTGTTGTCAGTTAACGTACACAGCGGAGGAGCACCAGGCGGTGCAGAAAGCTCTGCAACAGAAGCTGGGACCGGAGTACATCAGTACCAGAATGGCTGGAGGAGGACAGAAG GTTTGCTATATTGAAGGGCATCGTGTAATCAGCCTGGCCAATGAGATGTTCGGATACAACGGATGGTCTCACTCCATAACTCAGCAGAACGTTG ACTTTGTAGACATGAACAACGGGAAGTTTTATGTTGGAGTCAGTGCGTTTATCAAAGTACAGCTGAAG GACGGGTCGTTTCATGAGGATGTAGGGTATGGAGTCAGTGAAGGACTGAGGTCTAAAGCTCTGTCACTTGAAAAGGCGAGAAAGGAAGCTGTCACGGATGGCATGAAGAGAGCACTGAA ATGCTTTGGTAATGCTCTTGGGAACTGCATTATGAATAAAGAATACCTCCTAGCCATTAACAAGATCCCCAAACAG CCTCATATTGCTCTAGACCCGGCTCGGACTAAACGCTCTGAGGGTGAGCCCTCAGTGGAGAAGGCCCGGATCTCCAGTCTGGTGCGGGAGGAAAAGCTTCTATCTGCGGTGGGTCCCAGCAGGATGCCACTGGAGCCCAGAGTCTTGAACCAGAACCAGCAGTATTCAGATGTTCATACCCCTAATGCTGCTGGTTCTGCTGACAGGAAGAGTGAGAACATCGATTCCAG ACCCATCATGGACTCTGTGGATGCTGACACGTCTGAAGTGCACACAGACCCCAAACAGCTGAGAAAGCTCCGACAGCAGCAGCTTCAACAGAAGTTCAGGAAAGAGATGGAGGCCaagaagctgcagcagaaacctgatcaagtcaagtcagaggACACAGAGGTTGTTGTTGCAAGAGGATCCAGTGGAG GCCACGAAGGTGCAACAGTGTTCAGTGATCGTACCTCAGCTGGAGACTGGAAGCCCAGCAGCAAGGACGAGCATTTAGCAG ATGATCCTGAGCTCTGGGATTTCACTCTGGGCACTGAGGCGCTGGACGTCCCTGGAGACGACACATCCTCCGGAGCGTTCAGGCCAAGCACGCCTGGGAATCACCAAATGCAGACGCGCAGTAAGACCCCTCAGCGAGCCCCAGGCAGGCCTCCAGACCAGGCCCCTTCATACAGCGGAGTGCAGAACTGGGCTCAGCACAGACCTCCACATCAGAACCAGTATCAGGCGAGACCAG GTGAAGCCTCCAGTCCGTGCAGACAAGGACAGTACATGAAGAAACGCAGACTGGACACATGA
- the rad52 gene encoding DNA repair protein RAD52 homolog isoform X2 has translation MSGNEESSAAPRCFGQLTYTAEEHQAVQKALQQKLGPEYISTRMAGGGQKVCYIEGHRVISLANEMFGYNGWSHSITQQNVDFVDMNNGKFYVGVSAFIKVQLKDGSFHEDVGYGVSEGLRSKALSLEKARKEAVTDGMKRALKCFGNALGNCIMNKEYLLAINKIPKQPHIALDPARTKRSEGEPSVEKARISSLVREEKLLSAVGPSRMPLEPRVLNQNQQYSDVHTPNAAGSADRKSENIDSRPIMDSVDADTSEVHTDPKQLRKLRQQQLQQKFRKEMEAKKLQQKPDQVKSEDTEVVVARGSSGGHEGATVFSDRTSAGDWKPSSKDEHLADDPELWDFTLGTEALDVPGDDTSSGAFRPSTPGNHQMQTRSKTPQRAPGRPPDQAPSYSGVQNWAQHRPPHQNQYQARPGEASSPCRQGQYMKKRRLDT, from the exons ATGTCCGGTAACGAGGAGAGCAGCGCTGCACCTAGGTGCTTCGGACAG TTAACGTACACAGCGGAGGAGCACCAGGCGGTGCAGAAAGCTCTGCAACAGAAGCTGGGACCGGAGTACATCAGTACCAGAATGGCTGGAGGAGGACAGAAG GTTTGCTATATTGAAGGGCATCGTGTAATCAGCCTGGCCAATGAGATGTTCGGATACAACGGATGGTCTCACTCCATAACTCAGCAGAACGTTG ACTTTGTAGACATGAACAACGGGAAGTTTTATGTTGGAGTCAGTGCGTTTATCAAAGTACAGCTGAAG GACGGGTCGTTTCATGAGGATGTAGGGTATGGAGTCAGTGAAGGACTGAGGTCTAAAGCTCTGTCACTTGAAAAGGCGAGAAAGGAAGCTGTCACGGATGGCATGAAGAGAGCACTGAA ATGCTTTGGTAATGCTCTTGGGAACTGCATTATGAATAAAGAATACCTCCTAGCCATTAACAAGATCCCCAAACAG CCTCATATTGCTCTAGACCCGGCTCGGACTAAACGCTCTGAGGGTGAGCCCTCAGTGGAGAAGGCCCGGATCTCCAGTCTGGTGCGGGAGGAAAAGCTTCTATCTGCGGTGGGTCCCAGCAGGATGCCACTGGAGCCCAGAGTCTTGAACCAGAACCAGCAGTATTCAGATGTTCATACCCCTAATGCTGCTGGTTCTGCTGACAGGAAGAGTGAGAACATCGATTCCAG ACCCATCATGGACTCTGTGGATGCTGACACGTCTGAAGTGCACACAGACCCCAAACAGCTGAGAAAGCTCCGACAGCAGCAGCTTCAACAGAAGTTCAGGAAAGAGATGGAGGCCaagaagctgcagcagaaacctgatcaagtcaagtcagaggACACAGAGGTTGTTGTTGCAAGAGGATCCAGTGGAG GCCACGAAGGTGCAACAGTGTTCAGTGATCGTACCTCAGCTGGAGACTGGAAGCCCAGCAGCAAGGACGAGCATTTAGCAG ATGATCCTGAGCTCTGGGATTTCACTCTGGGCACTGAGGCGCTGGACGTCCCTGGAGACGACACATCCTCCGGAGCGTTCAGGCCAAGCACGCCTGGGAATCACCAAATGCAGACGCGCAGTAAGACCCCTCAGCGAGCCCCAGGCAGGCCTCCAGACCAGGCCCCTTCATACAGCGGAGTGCAGAACTGGGCTCAGCACAGACCTCCACATCAGAACCAGTATCAGGCGAGACCAG GTGAAGCCTCCAGTCCGTGCAGACAAGGACAGTACATGAAGAAACGCAGACTGGACACATGA
- the LOC131973858 gene encoding zinc finger protein 892-like: MSSIKYLREFVNERLAAAADDIIGVFEKTIVFYEEEIDRQRRLLDIVWKPEIKLHRMESPQQPVFEEREALSDPQQLCIEESLDQEEPDAIEIKEEKEEEEELCTEIEQLVVKQETDAFLLTPTHEESDLSENQTPNMIMVKESYMSVENSVASVPHSDHQYICLSSGEPQTGSTRDAEQHARTRRHRSRNRRYDINDYNLSIQPEIRRNTRSGQKFLCDTCGRDFKYNSHYQRHMRTHTGERPYSCRLCEKVFTRRDILTVHMRTHTDKIYSCKADGSVFTKMVNWQTT, from the exons ATGTCTTCTATTAAATATCTCAGAGAGTTTGTCAACGAGcgactggctgctgctgctgacgaTATAATCGGAGTTTTTGAGAAAACTATCGTCTTTTACGAAGAAGAGATCGACCGTCAGCGCAGACTGTTGGATATTGTTTGGAAACCTGAAATAAAGTTACACAGGATGG AGTCCCCACAGCAGCCTGTCTTTGAGGAGAGGGAGGCTCTCTCTGACCCCCAGCAGCTCTGTATTGAGGAGAGTCTAGACCAAGAGGAACCAGATGCCATTGAGAttaaagaggaaaaggaggaagaagaggaactTTGCACTGAGATAGAGCAGCTTGTTGTGAAGCAGGAGACTGATGCCTTTCTGTTGACTCCTACTCATGAGGAAAGTGACCTCAGTGAAAATCAGACTCCGAACATGATCATGGTGAAAGAAAGCTACATGTCAGTTGAAAACTCTGTAGCATCTGTACCACACAGTGACCACCAGTATATCTGTCTCAGCTCTGGTGAACCTCAGACAGGATCCACTAGAGATGCAGAGCAACACGCAAGGACGAGACGTCACAGAAGCAGAAATCGCAGATACGACATAAACGATTACAACCTGTCGATTCAACCTGAGATTCGTCGTAACACTCGGTCAGGTCAAAAGTTTCTATGTGACACATGTGGAAGAGATTTTAAGTATAATTCACATTACCAGAGAcacatgagaacccacacaggtgagaggCCGTATTCTTGTAGATTATGTGAGAAAGTTTTCACACGTAGGGATATCTTGACTGTCcacatgagaacccacacagATAAGATTTATTCATGCAAAGCAGATGGCAGCGTTTTCACAAAAATGGTAAATTGGCAGACCACATGA
- the LOC131973857 gene encoding gastrula zinc finger protein XlCGF57.1-like — MSSFVSLREFVNERLTAAAEEIFEVFEKTIVEYEEEIDRQRKLLDNVWKPEIDLHDTEQYVCKEREALSDQQQLCIQERTSSLDQEDPDPPQIKEEEEELCTSQEVEQLVVKQETDAFMFTPTYEESDHSEDHILNLSTDEIQSVMDEAPLSYSSAQSLVESEPNIDHQLLLHTSHEAESQDQKSGKHVGKKSLKCGICGKDFRYNSQLQTHMKVHSDEKPYSCKICGKDFGYSSVLKVHMRTHTGEKPYLCHTCGKRFGHTRVLKSHIRTHTGERPYSCKTCGKDFKRSDELIIHMRTHTGEKPYTCQTCGKGFTRSNYLTAHMRTHTGEKPYLCKTCGEKFSNISAMKRHMTIHTGEKPYCCKTCGKEFLRRYELIVHMRTHTDEKPYTCKTCGKGFTRSNYLIIHVRTHTGEKPYLCKTCGKRFIDISGMKKHMRTHTGEKPYFCKICEKQFSDISTLKRHTRTHTGEKPYPCKICGKEFIDISGMKKHMRTHKEENP, encoded by the exons ATGTCTTCATTTGTGAGTTTGAGAGAGTTTGTCAACGAGCgactgactgctgcagctgaagAAATATTCGAGGTTTTTGAAAAAACTATCGTCGAGTACGAAGAAGAGATCGACCGTCAGCGAAAACTGCTGGATAACGTCTGGAAACCTGAAATAGACCTACACGACACAG AGCAATATGTCTGTAAGGAGAGGGAGGCTCTCTCtgaccagcagcagctctgtattCAGGAGAGGACCTCCAGTCTGGACCAAGAGGACCCAGATCCTCCACAGattaaagaggaagaggaggaactATGCACAAGTCAAGAAGTAGAGCAGCTTGTAGTGAAGCAGGAGACTGATGCCTTTATGTTTACTCCTACCTATGAGGAAAGTGACCACAGTGAGGATCATATTCTGAACTTGAGTACTGATGAAATTCAGAGTGTGATGGATGAAGCGCCTTTAAGCTACAGTTCAGCTCAAAGCTTGGTGGAATCCGAACCAAACATTGACCACCAGCTCCTCCTTCACACCTCTCATGAAGCTGAGAGCCAGGATCAGAAAAGTGGCAAACATGTGggtaaaaagtctttaaaatgtGGCATATGTGGAAAAGATTTTAGGTATAATTCCCAATTGCAGACACACATGAAAGTCCACTCAGATGAGAAGCCTTATTCTTGCAAAATATGTGGGAAAGATTTTGGATATAGCTCTGTGTTGAAAGTCcacatgagaacccacacagggGAGAAGCCGTACCTTTGCCATACctgtgggaaaagatttggtCATACAAGAGTACTGAAGAGTCACATAAGAACTCACACAGGTGAGAGGCCATATTCATGCAAAACATGTGGGAAAGATTTCAAACGTAGCGACGAATTGATCATCCACATGAGGAcgcacacaggtgagaagccgtacaCTTGTCAAACTTGTGGGAAAGGTTTCACGCGTAGCAATTATTTAACAGCTCAtatgagaacccacacaggtgagaagccgtaccTCTGCAAGACCTGTGGGGAAAAATTCAGTAACATTTCAGCAATGAAAAGGCACATGACaatccacacaggtgagaagccgtattGTTGCAAAACATGTGGGAAAGAGTTCCTACGTAGGTATGAATTGATAGTCcacatgagaacccacacagATGAGAAGCCGTATACTTGTAAAACTTGTGGGAAAGGTTTCACGCGTAGCAATTATTTGATAATCCAcgtgagaacccacacaggtgagaagccgtaccTTTGCAAAACCTGCGGAAAAAGATTCATTGACATTTCAGGAATGAAAAAGcacatgagaacccacacaggtgaaAAACCCTACTTTTGCAAGATCTGCGAGAAACAATTCAGTGACATATCAACATTGAAAAGGCATACtagaacccacacaggtgagaagccgtaccCTTGTAAGATCTGTGGAAAAGAATTCATTGACATTTCAGGAATGAAAAAGCATATGAGAACCCACAAAGAAGAGAACCCATAG
- the prr5a gene encoding proline-rich protein 5a: MSPDRKPFASVLHDRFIPPGTTRQDKMLDGLRRRHASRPSSRPLSLNFSTFSAPPPSPDLDSSSEHPIRRTLHRLKLMSSPSLSELGKSEKSSPEDRGEKQKRAGANATWNSIHNAVIAVFQKKGLADNELYVLNEGVRHLLKTELGFFFTEYLQNQLLTKGMVILRDKIRFYEGQKLLDSLAETWDFFFCDVLPMLQAIFHPVQGKEPSVRQLSLLHFRNTIVLSVKLEDALSRPRARVPPSVTQMLLILQGVHESRGVNEDYLRLESLIQKVVSPYLGTHGLYSGDGTEANCCVLEKRLPWGWSKSADQPSKNPVVRSKSYNIPLLLTPVAEYDPDASSVGSGGIRRHSACEIITCLEEQGLAYADLASGSELSDPSSNRLCVGSQFNGMVQAGASAMDLPLSSPSILPLHSSGALHGTEATTTMTDLSKGASSTPPSESSSPETIIGQVLESADSDSDGIFIDFPPHSSEAMGYCRESRQSTV; this comes from the exons ATGAGCCCGGATAGAAAACCCTTCGCATCAGTGCTACATGACCGTTTCATCCCACCAGGAACAACACGACAGGATAAG ATGCTTGACGGACTCCGGCGGAGGCATGCCTCCCGGCCCTCCTCCAGACCCCTGTCACTCAACTTCAGCACCTTCTCTGCCCCTCCCCCGAGCCCAGACCTGGACAGCAGCAGTGAGCATCCAATCAGGAG GACTCTGCACCGGCTGAAGCTGATGAGCTCCCCCAGCCTCAGCGAACTGGGGAAGAGCGAGAAAAGTTCaccagaggacagaggagagaagCAAAAGAGGGCAGGAGCCAATGCCACCTGGAACAG caTCCACAATGCTGTCATCGCAGTCTTCCAGAAGAAAGGTTTAGCCGATAACGAACTCTACGTCCTCAACGAAGGTGTCCG ACACCTGCTGAAGACTGAGCTGGGGTTTTTCTTCACAGAGTACCTTCAG AACCAGCTGCTGACAAAAGGCATGGTCATCCTTCGGGACAAAATAAGGTTCTACGAAG GTCAGAAGTTACTCGACTCTCTGGCAGAGACCTGGGACTTCTTCTTCTGTGATGTTCTCCCGATGCTGCAGGCCATCTTCCATCCAGTTCAG ggtaaAGAGCCCTCTGTCCGACAGCTTTCTCTGCTTCACTTCAGAAACACTATAGTCCTGAGCGTAAAATTAGAGGACGCCCTGTCTCGACCTCGGGCCCGTGTGCCCCCCTCTGTTACACAAATGCTGCTTATTCTACAG GGGGTCCACGAGTCGCGTGGTGTGAATGAGGACTACCTGAGGCTCGAGTCCCTGATTCAGAAGGTGGTCTCTCCCTACCTGGGCACACACGGGCTTTACTCTGGTGATGGTACTGAGGCCAACTGCTGTGTTCTGG AGAAGCGTTTACCGTGGGGCTGGTCCAAGTCTGCGGATCAACCGTCTAAAAACCCTGTGGTACGATCGAAAAGCTACAATATCCCTCTGCTGCTGACCCCTGTGGCTGAGTATGACCCAGATGCCAGCTCTGTTGGCAGTGGAGGAATTCGGCGCCACTCGGCCTGTGAGATTATAACATGCCTGGAGGAACAAGGACTGGCCTACGCTGACTTGGCCTCAGGATCTGAACTGTCTGACCCCTCCTCCAACAGGCTGTGTGTGGGCTCTCAGTTCAATG GTATGGTACAAGCAGGAGCGAGTGCCATGGACTTGCCTCTCTCGTCTCCCTCTATCCTCCCCCTTCATTCCTCAGGAGCTCTGCACGGCACCGAGGCCACAACAACAATGACTGATCTCAGTAAGGGTGCATCCTCCACGCCGCCCAGCGAATCATCCAGCCCCGAAACCATAATTGGACAAGTGCTGGAGTCTGCGGACTCAGACTCGGATGGAATATTTATTGATTTCCCTCCTCACTCCTCAGAGGCGATGGGGTACTGCCGTGAGAGCAGGCAGAGCACTGTGTAG
- the tmem60 gene encoding transmembrane protein 60, translated as MKMSLAQRVLLSWIFALIFLIMLVLKLDSKIHWNWFLIFLPVWTFDTILILMLIVKMAGRCKPDFDPRDGEQSLKRRLWYLTALLLKLAFCLTLCSRLERLTEMWVSVVCVPLWVLLGGALVELGHSVFHYRRE; from the coding sequence ATGAAGATGTCCCTGGCCCAGCGAGTGCTCCTCTCCTGGATCTTTGCCCTGATCTTTCTCATCATGCTGGTCCTCAAGCTAGACTCTAAGATCCACTGGAACTGGTTTCTCATCTTCCTTCCTGTCTGGACCTTTGACACCATCCTCATCCTCATGCTGATAGTGAAGATGGCAGGGCGCTGCAAGCCGGACTTTGACCCCAGGGATGGGGAGCAGAGCCTGAAGAGGAGGCTGTGGTACCTGACAGCTCTGCTGCTGAAGCTGGCCTTCTGTCTGACACTGTGCTCCCGCCTGGAGAGGCTCACCGAAATGTGGGTCAGTGTGGTGTGTGTCCCGCTGTGGGTGCTGCTGGGTGGGGCACTGGTGGAGCTGGGACACAGTGTTTTCCACTACAGGAGGGAATGA